GATGAATCAGCTTGGCAACGTAGGGTAGGCATGATGTTTTAAGGAGGGAAAAATGACACTCCAGGTTTTTATATATTAGAACAAAATTGCAATGTTCTTCCTCTGAATTGCTTAGATTACAAAAGTAATTAACAAACCTCTAGAAAAAGtctgactttgtttttttctacttaaaCTTTTCTGACACTCTTACTTTTGATCTTGTTCTAAACAGAATGGTTACATAAAAAGCTTCATAGGAATTAAGTATTAATTTAACTTCATACTTTGATGTAAACAGATACTTACTCAAATGTTTCTGCAGGAAGGCTAATGAAGCATGATTGCTTATATCAATAGCTTCATTTGGAtctatttctccttttaatttgaaaaatcgTCCAATGATTTCTCCGCTCACAAAGGTAAAGTCAGGAAAGCTCTGATGTACTGAACCCCTGCAAATAGAACAACGATCAACAGGCTTACAAGAATACAGTCGTCTGATTAAGAGATGCCATAGGTTGCACAGACTTCTTCAAAGACAGTCACACATCTTATGCTGTCGTCTTTAGCAGAACAAGATGAAACAGGTTAATCTCATGAGCATGCAAGATCAGCAGTAAATTCTGTCCTAACCACAGAAGGGAGGAAGTTTTGTACGTGCTTACTGTAAGTCACTATAATTGCAACGGCAATGAAGAGTAGGCTTGGCAAAACTTCAAGATCAAGTTGTCTCTCTGCTCTGAGTATAAGGTGGATTACAGAGCCATCCACTCCCCTGTACGCAGTGCTTTCACTAGGTGAGTGCATAACTGCACCCAGAAGGGTATTTAAACACAGATGATGCATGAGGCCCAGAGCAAAACTTGTACCCCAGGGCACAAAACTTGTGCCCCTTGTGCTAAGATACCCTGGAGTATCTTAAACTTTGGGTTACTGGCTGCTTTGAGAGAGGTCTATGTCTCCACTGGGGGGGGACATACTGCTGTCTAATTTAAACATGCAGTGAAAACGTGGGCCATGAGGAAGTAGTGCCCGTCTGTCTTTCTGCAGTTACATGTAACTGAACAGCTCCAAGAAGAGAGTAAAGGTTCATCTTCAACCACAGAAATTATGGATCCTAAACACTTACTTGATAGTGatcattttcttgtttgtgtcATTGGAGCTGAGCTTCTTCATCTTTAAGATATTATCAGCCCACTGGAATTTTTCAGAGTTGATAAAAAGCAGCGGTTGCTGGACACTGTTTTGGTAAATGTCATCACCTACTGGAAGCATCCATGCATCGAGGGCAATGCCACACCTGTCAAAAACAACTGGATATGGTCACAGGAGCAGAAAGCTTTGTATGGAAGTTCTCAGCATGCTTTGATTTGCAGGATACATGGGAAAGAGAAACTCTCTATGATACTGAACAGGTAAACAGGCTAATGaatcattttgtttcaaaatgactTCTACTCTGGGGGAAGAGAATTAATCCATTATTGCATTTGTCCGTCTCCATTACCAGGTGCAGCTGGGCACAGGAGCTTCTGCAGGGTCCCACAGTATCATGATACAATATGATACAGCTATTATGTTCCACCACATCCCCACAGTTGAAGGAAGCATGACTTGAGAAAACAGGACATgccaaacaaaatgtttcttcaaGAGCTAATTAGTAGTTGGGGGATCTTGGGTAAGGTTCCCTGCTCCAGACCTCTCAAGTGCCAAATGTCTCTTGCCTTGTTTTGCATACTTACCTGAATCTTATTTCTTTGCTGAGACTCTCAATAACTGTAGCACCACCAAAAGAGTGTCCCATCACAGCTATTCTGCTAGTATCAACAGAATCCTGTCAAAAAAATCCAGGTGCTGTAAGCGACTGACtttcccaaacttttttttttttttaaagggaataatTTTTTAGGCAATAGATCCTATTGAAGTAAGAAGAGCATCATTTCAGCTCCATTACTATCTATCCAGCTTGGGATGACCTGAGAATATGTTCATAGATCTATGGTGTGATCTTCAGAATAGTTTAGAGGAACCAGTTTAGAAATGGAAGAGGGAAACCAGAAGCATTATTAGGCAGGTAACAAAATGCAGTCACCGCCTTTCACTCACCTTTAGGCTATTCCAGTCAAAGTTTGAATTTAGTACGTTCATTACTTCCTCTCCTGAATTGATTTTAAGAATGAGGTTGAGAGCTTTGATACACTCCTGTGCTCTTtgctgcacctggggagaaagAGAAGTTGGGGCAGAGCAGCGGAAGGTATTATCAGACAATTGCTAGGCTTGCTGGCCTTTTGGAcacaagactgatttttttcccctaagtgtCTGGTACGGTAACGACTATTCTGAACTGCAGAATGGGACTGTAAAACAGGACTCTGACAACgtctaaacaacaacaaaactgaCTTTTGGAGGTCCAGAGAGTTGAAGCTCTTGCGTAGATCCTCTGCACGCGGAGGAATTTATCCGTATAACATGCGCCAAAGACTTCAACTCCTTCATCCTGTCACTACTTGGAGAAGAGGTTGTTGGGATGTACAAAGGCTTAAGTTACACAACTACAAGGAAGGCTGACTCGCTGCTCCTCCTCATGCTCACTTTGATGAGCAAATGTCATTACATCACTTGCCCCATCTGCATGACGGCTTTGAAACTGTCTTTACACTGGGTAAACCCAAAATAAGAAAGAGCCAAAAAGCCATTCccattttatatacatacacattctTGAAAACTGTAGTAAAGCTGTTGCAAATAAAGGTTTTCATTGTTCGGTACAAGGAGTGGTTTTGATTTTGATATTTTAGtaaaagaaaagcttcaaaaagAACCAAAGAACAGTAGCATCCTTGGGAACCGCAGTGTGTAGGCAGCCAGCAAGATGTCTGTGCATCACTGAATTTCAAATAAATCTCTATCTCTTGACTTTTCTACTACTGAAATTTGCAAGCAACAGCTTCTGGAGGTTATTTGCAAGCTCAGACATTATGTATTTAGTCGTAAGTAGGATGTTGTATGCACACAGGAAATGACACTTGCACTACTGTCTGTATGGCCCAGGGAGATAAAGAGAAACACCTCCCTGGATGAGTTTGCATTAGCTGGAAGAAAACATTCCCTTATTTTAAAGGTCAAGTCAATGCTTGGAGGAGCTCGTCAGTATGGCCATATCATGTCTAGCATGGATGCTGCTTATAATCAGGAAGTCTGCATTGTTCACATTGCTATAAACCACGTTAAAGTGTGTTGAAGATAACGAAACAAACACCCTCCTTAAAGCAGCCATGATTCATCTTGCTATCCAACAGTAAACAAAAGCTGAAGCAAGCCTAAGGCCACACAGACATTTGAATTCAACTCTGTGTCACTTAAAGACTGGGCTAGGCAGCAAAAGTTTGAAGACACAGAGAAGAACCAGAAAGTTGAGTGGAACCAACAGAGAAACAGCTGACTAAGCTCGACAGTGCAACTTCATGAGAAAGCTTTGCTGAGGAAGTAGTTTACGCTCTGAAGAAAGCTGTTGTTGGCTTTCCCATCTTCAGGAACATAGGACctgatgcatttttatatatCCCCTGAGTCATGGCAAAAGACTGCAGACATGGCCAAAGGGAAAGAGTCTGCTAGTTAGTCCTAAACACACCACTCCTGCCTCACTTCCTAGAGCACAGACCTAGGATGAGTACCTGCTTATGGCGCAAACAACGCTCTTCCTCTCCAGTCTTTAGTTTCCTGTAGTAGATCCACTCCTTCTCCATGTTTGATGTAGACTCTTCCTGTGGTTCAGAAACGGGCTTTTTTTTACAATAATATGTTGCTGAAGCAGATTCATCTCTGTAACATAAACAAAGGGTTATTTCTGGGGAAGTATTCCATTTGGTTTGAGATGAAGGTAGCAGAAGTTTTAGATTTCACTTATCTCACGAGATCCACTACCAACCAGTGCTGCTGCAATCACAACTGAGTGTAGACAAACTTTCTAAATAACGCAATAACCCCACCAAAACTCCCACCTCCTTTATATTCTCCAGGTTCTAacaataagagagagaaaaatagcatGCCTGAAGAATGACAAACACTATCTACCCTGGGAATTTTCATTCAAGGGCTTATCTAAACAAATACCCTTTGCTTAGATAAGAGTTGAGCTAGAGAAATGGGGAGCATGGGCAGGGCgttagttttcctttttaaaaagtcgTAAGTTCTTTACAATAAATTGCATTCTATTCAATGTGAGAAAGTTTCTTTCCATCAGAACTCAAAAACGTGCAGCATACCCACCTGTGCTCCACAGCAGCCACTATAAAGCCCTGGGAAGCCATCTCTATGCAAATAGCAGAATAGATGGTCCTGCGATCAAAACCACACTCTGGTGAGACACGTGCATACATAATTATTTCAATTACACTGCTCATTAAATGTTGACCACACTACATATGCGCTAGCCCCCAttcagtatttcttctgtttgaatTTGCTAGCCAGTAGAGCAGGATTTTGTATGCCAGGCACCAAAGCCTGTTCACAAAACCTTGTTACTGTTTTACTATctgttcagaaggaaaaatgcttatgatttttaaaaagtagcagaTATGACACTTTGCATCTTCAAAGAGCTGTCCAAAAATCAACTAGCTAATCTTCACAACATGCTTACGGATTGGTAAATACGTTCACCcctaaaacagaaaggaaaaccacAAATAAATACATCAACCCTGCTTTTATTTACTGCTGTTGATTTTGGTGGAGGCATACTGATACACAGCAGCCTGTTCTTCAAATCTGTTTCAGCTCCACGGGGATCTCACCCCCCCTACTGAAAATCTGTTCAGAACCATCCTTGGGGACTGCTGTCTCCATAGACAACAAACATAGTTTATCAACAAACTGCAGAATTACCGAAAAGCTCCAAGTCCATGGGAAAAAACGAGGAGTGGGTATTTTTCTCCCGGCTTAAAGGCAGCATTTGACTTTGCAGGACAGGTCACTGAACCTAGATAAAAATCGAAGCGTATGTCATTATTACTGAAATGAGAGAAAGCATTCGTTCCTGTGGGAGAGATCCCAAGAGCCTGGTGACCACTGATTTCAGAGCGGTCACCTGAAGATAAGGTACCAAATCTCATCCTTAAAATGCAGAAGACAAATAAGGATCTGATTCTGAAAATACTTTCTACTTGGAAGAAGatgctttccttctcctcctcccgtTCACAGCCTGGCACAAGGCCTCTTAAACCCTACGAGAACAGATTTTCAAGGCATCCAAGTCTTATTGGTATTCAGACCTTAGTATCTATCTGACCTTTGTATATTTGCACATTTCCTTGTGGGATTTAAATCTCGACACAGAGGTGCAGCTTACCCAAGCTCTTCCTAGAGCAAACTGCCCAGACACTCCTATTCACAGCAGTCAGGGACTGCCTGAGATCTGGGTCACATTCAGCATTGAGCATCGCTACACAAACccttcccaaacacacacactttctcaggagaaactatttttttaGTCCTGCAGCAATAACACACTGCTTACGGAGCAGTGAGGCAACGACCTGCACACAGAGCTCATGCCCTTGCACTagtcaaggaataaaaccagaaccagTCTTACCAACATAGTACTGGAAAAGCCTTTCTCCTACAACTCGGAACATATTAAGGAAGTCAGAGAGTCCCTGATAGTACTCTTTATCTGGAATCCACGGTGCCTCTTCGTTATCTGTGGCATCACATGATGGATAATATAGGCGCAAGAAGCTTCCCTGggattaggagaaaaaaaaaccaggaagattgatatttatttttatatggcaaagaaaaaagaagataaaaacatttttgtcaagGGCTTCAGATGCAAGAATGACAGATCAAGAGAATTAAGAGAATCTCACGAGAAAATTATTATCCTATACAGGCTTTGATGCCAATCCTATGCCACTATCTTTTTGTCCCTGCAATGAATTTAAAGTAGCATGACAGTTTGGCATCCAGGTAGAGATGCACATCACCTTCTCTAGGTTAATTCAAAATGCTAATTCAAAATGCTCCATTTAATTAAGTTAATCATTACAAACACTCACTACCCATTTGCTCTATTTATTTCTACATCTTGTTGgaccttttcttctgtcttcctcaCTATGCCTCCCTTCAGGGAACAGTACGATGACGCAGTTTGATCAGTTTAACAGGGGTGATTGTGTCCCCTTCACCCTTCCAGCTGGGAGTTGTCATTGCTTTCTTTGCACCAGTGAGTCTCACGGATCTGTTACTGACCCAATTCAGCTTGCTAAACCGGGGGGAAAAGAGGACTCTCCTAGAAGTATATTCTTCCACTGGGTTAGCAAGACAAATTTTACCCTGAGAGTAGTTTCTGGAAGTGTGGTCCAGCAGAGGAGATGCGGGTAGAGGCGGGGGCATGGTCTCAATGTGGCTATAGGGTTCCTGGCTAACCTGAGCAAAAGGCTGTCAGTAAAGCTCTTGGGTCTGGGGCCAAAAAGAACATGAGCTTTGGAATAAAGTCTGTTTTCTTGAACACCTAATTTATCAGTTTCATACACAACGTGTACCAAAAGCTTGTTTAATGAAGCTGGTTTGTATTTACTCATCGAACTTAAATCAACCTTTGACACAAAGGCCATTAAGGAAGAAATCATCAAACCTTTATCCATACCGGTAATGATATTAATTTGATCCCAGAATAGTCCCAGTGAACTCCTCCAGGTGACCAACTGCTTACCAGAAAGGGAAAGAGGTTCATTATCTACGTTTATCTAAGAAAAACACTCGGCCTGATTGCAAAGAGAAACTAATCGCTTCTTTGTGCTAATACAGAGTAATCTCAGTAGAGTAAAGGAAAACATATGAATAACCACTACAAACTGATCACAAGTTCCATTATACCTGActagtctgaggaataaaaccatagtgTAAATGCAGGCGTATTCTCAtgggaaaattaaaaagcaagaggatttgaaatgaaaatccaTAAGCGAGCTCATTAGCTGGCTATTTACTGTCCCCATCTTTTTATCGTGGCTTCTCTCTGTACTAACCACTTGCAGAATTGacttcctgttctttttcagatAGATAAAATTTCGAGGAGACATCTCATGCTGAAACGCTACATACCCTCATCACCCAACCCTGCCAAATCCCGTTGGGATCTTTGTGATGAGAACAGCTACAGTCACGGAGACTGCGTGCGGAGTCTCCCCGGGGGCCCAACGCGGAAGGGAGCGGTGGGGTGGATGGGAGGAACCCCGTGGGTCCCAGGAGGACCCAGTAGTGTTTCTCTGCAGTATCTTGCACAGGGGAGTCAGGAAGGCAAGGATACTAGGAGGAGGGAGGAAGTAGCCATGGGGAAGGAAGGCCTGCAGGTTACATCCATCTGGTAAATGCCCAGTACACACCCTGCATTGGGACGGAGAGGATAGAAAGCTCAGCTGTGAGTGTCAGCCATGGAGCATCCCTGCACACAGACAAGACCTTCTGTTCGATTCATCTGTAAAACTACAGCAAGTTGTTTCACTAACATTGTGGCTTAAATCCAAAGGAGGAAGAACCGAGAGCTTTACCTCAACTGCATTTTCTGTCATCAGGTCTGTACATCCAACCGAGTGCGGTCCCTTTCCTTCAGGGATCCTATAAAACTTCTCAGTGCTGCTGCTCCCCATTTCCATCGGTGCCTTCACCGACAAACCTGgggaaaaacacaaagcaaatcaAGAGACTGCCATGGCCTGTGTGACCAGATCACCTACCCTGGAAAAAATGCAGTGTGTTGAAGATCCAGGAGTAGGAAATTCCAGGTTGAGCTGATACAAGAATCTGCTTATGAGAATCAGAGATCTGAAATCCCAAGGCACCAACCTGACCTGCTCTATTGGGGAATTTCATTGGAGCAGAGTCCCGAATCCCAAGGATCAGACAACACCGTGCACTGAACagaaggcagggaggaagggttTGGCTGGGAACGCCGTGGTGGCCCCCGGGGTGGAGGTGCAGAGCAGCACCAGTCCCGCTCCCCGGGCTCAAGCAGGGAAGCGCAAGCCCCAGAGCGGCGAGTTTCCGAGGTGAGGGCAgttcctccccgccgggctgcgaCCTAGAGCTGCTCCTCGTACGGACGGCAGAGAGGGACGGTTTTGCAGCTCCTCGGCAGCGTCTGGGGGAGGATGTCATGGAGAAAACCAACGCCGAAGCCGTTTTTCCAAGAGGAATGACGAAGCCTGGATTTGATCccgggagagaaaaggaagggctGCCCGTGCAGGAGAGCAGCCTCCCTGTTGGGAAGGTCTGACCGGCCCCGGCCCATACCTGGGGTGACAGCTCCGAGCCAGGCTGGCCCTGGGGGTGAGCAGAGCGCCGGGGAAGCCCCCGCATCCCAACTAGGCAGCGGGCGTGAgcggcaccccccgcccctcgCTCCGGCAGCCGGGGTGGGCTCCATTTGCCGCGTTTTCCTCTCCCGGCACAGCGCGGGAAAGACCCGCGGCCATCTTGACACCGCAAGGGAAGCTCGGCGGGCCCGCTCCTCCCGCAGCCGCCCAGCCAGGCCCGGGGGCCCCCGGCGGAGCGGAGCCGGGGCGGGACTCCCCCGCCGGGgaagcggcggcagcggcggggcggagcgcggcCGCTCCTCCCCGGAaagggcgggcggcggcgagcggcgtGTGCGGGCAAGATGGTGCGGAAGCTGAAGTACCACGAGCAGAAGCTGCTGCGGCGGCTGGAGCTGGTGAgctgggaggcggcggcggggagcctgGCTGAGGTGAAGGCGCTGCGGCGTTACCGGCTGGGTCGGCGGGAGGACTACGTGCAGTACAAGGCGCTGGCCCGCACCGTCCGCGCCTTAGCCCGCCGCCTCCGCGACCTGGGGCCGGCCAGCGCCGCCTTCCGCGCCCGCTGCGCCGCCGCGCTGCTGGAGAAGCTGTACGGGCTGGGGCTGGTGAGCTGCCGGCGGTCGCTGTCCGTCTGCGAGAGCCTCTCGGCCGCCGCCTTCTGCCGCCGgcgcctgccctgcctgctggtgAAGCTGCGGATGGCCCAGAACCTGCGCCACGCCGTCACCTTCGTGGAGCAGGGACACGTCCGCGTGGGGCCCGAGGTGGTCACCGACCCCGCTCTCCTCGTCCCCCGCGCCGTGGAGGACTTCATCACCTGGGTGGACGCTTCTCGGCTGCGGCAGAAGGTGCTCGACTACAACCAGGAGCGCGACGACTTCGACCTGGCCGCCTAGGGatgcgctgcccgccccgcctcTGCTGCCCGCGCGCTTCTGCTCTGCCCccggggacacgcgtggggatAAACACGCACCAGTAGAACCACAGCGGTGCCACCAGCAGATATTTACCCCTCCCAACCACACCTGAAAGGGGGGCAAGGAGGAAACGTACTCACTTCTAGTAACGTATTGCTCTGCTCCTGGCTTCCCTTCACATCTAACGGCTCCGTTCATCCGCGTGGAGAAACTTCCCTTCCACATCCATCGCTCCGAGAAAACATCCGATAGCCCAGCTCCATCATAATTACATCCCAAAAAGCAAAAGTGCTTCGAAAGATCTCTGCCTGATCGCGGGAGAGGATGCAGCCGGGTTTAAGTGCTGGAAGGGGTTTGAAGCCGGGCTGAGCGGCTGTTTTAGCACTGATTtggcagctttgctgctgcttttctaagAGGTTGCCCTGCCGGTTCCTCCTTCGGCTGATGAGTGTGCAGTAACAGGAGGAGCTGCTTCTGGAAGCTTGATACTCTTGATACCGAGGAGTGTGTATATGGGGGAAATGCGGGGGTTGTTTGGGGTCAGCAGTAAACAAGGAGGCCAAGTACTGCATTTCTGGAACTAAAAGTTTTAGCCAAAAacggaatttaaaaaaaaaaaaataaaaaaaaaaagccaactttaTTTTCATGTGAAGTCCTAAAGGGAAGTTTGATACTCTGAGTTCAGTATCTTTGCTGTTTGGGGTTCCAGCTGACAATTAGGCATAATTTACGGAGCAGGATCTAACTGGGGAGGCGTTAGAGCAAAAGCTGTCCTAACCATAACTGCAAATCTGGGGGGAACTTTTGCATTTAGCACATAAGCCAAGCAAAAATCAGTACCTGAGGCCTTCTGGGGCTGTTGGGAACTTTATTCCcctttgaaataaaggaaatattcCCCTTTGAAATAAAACAGTTGTTTTAAATTGCTGAAGAAATGTGTGTGCTGTTTTATGATGTAGTTACCCTGAGAGTTCTGCCATcttgcagaactttttttttatgtaactTCGTTTATGTAACTTTTTTATGTAACCTTTCTTTTTGATAGCTACAAGGCTATTACTGAGTTATAAAGTGCTTTTTGCTAGAAATGCTTTCTTTCCCTTACCCAGGGACACAAAAGGATTTGGCAGAAGGTTTAGGAGCGGAGCTGTGACTGCCCATCCCAAGTCCAAAGGGCTGGAGTTCAGCTGCAGCTGCTTTAATGTGGCTTTGCTGAACAGGAAAGGTTGAAGTGAGGGGTGTTTTGAGGTTGTCGAATCAGGACCAGAAACTGTCATCAAATATTATtgctggtttttaaaatgcagactaaATGTTAAAATTCCTACCAGTCTCATAAGGCAAATGTATTAAGCAGAGCATTAACTTTTAAAGCAATAATAGATACTAAGAAAAGGACACAGAAGACGTGGGGAAACCCCCTTGCTTATCCTATGAACTACTCCTGTTTATAGTTGAATTTCTTTCAGTAAAACATCACCTGTAACAccttaaaaacctttttctttgggCATACGCTTTGCTTATGGTAAGAAATACAAATTGAAATGACGTTTTACACGTGAAATGTGACTTTCAATTTAAACACCTTTCCAGCTTTTATCTAGAACAATGTCATTATTTTTTGGGAAATTCAGAAGGTGCCTAATTCAGGTGCAGACAAAAATGCTGTATTCACTCTGCTTTACTCGTTTGGGGGAATTTAAATAACAGCACAGTGACATGCCCTGTGGGGCATTTTACTACTGAGATGCTAAACTGCTGCTCTGCCCAGTTTGTCCAGCCCTCAAAGGAACAGCAGAAAAGGAAACCTCGAACCTCCAGCTTGGATGGCACGGCGGGGGGTTGTTACTCTCAGTAGTTTACATCATCAGCCTGTTCTTTTTGTCCTAAACCAACTTTTCATCATTCATCTGTGCACCTCCAGCATCTTCTGtagcagaagagaaacagcccAAAAACCTGTAGGCTGTTAAATTACACTATGGCAATGGTAGCTAATTGATTTCCCTATGGATGCTGTGGGATAACAGCAGCCACCACCTCCGCTCTCCTCCTGCGGTGTTGGAAATCAAATCCTTATGTGCTTTTTAAGAAATGCATCAGGTTGTATCtttatatgtttgtgtgtgttttaagtCTGGAAGTCTTAAAATGGAAGTTACACGTTCTTGCTTGTGAATGCAATCAGGCAGATAATGGCTTCCTTGGTGTTTAACGGTGTTTTTGCATTTAGTTTGGGTTTGAGTTTGTTTGCCAGAGCTGACGTGCTGTGGCTGCGGCCGGGCGGTTCCTGTAGCAGCCCTGGAGCCGGGGATTGAAAGGGCGCAGGAAGCAGCTCCGACAGGCTTTCCCGGCACTTGGATAAACACAGAGGCTTTTTTTAAATCCCAAGGCTGGATCCAGCATCGGTATAAATCGTCACTGGCTTCCATGGGTCTGTGCAAGCTGGGACAAGGAGGTGATCCCGCATTGTCCTTTTttgggccagatcctgcaaacTCTCTCTTCCAGCGCTCCAAGGGCTTGCAGCGGGGGAGCTTATGCACGGGAGAGCGGCAGGATGGGGTCGTGGGTGCCACTGTGCTTCTTCCCAACACCTTCTGAAGTGGGTTTGCTGTTCCTCAGCATCTCCATGGAGCTTGTGGGAAGTTACTGGTGGAGGAGGACAGAGGATGGTGGTGCTGGTGCGAGGGTGAGCTGTCCCCACGCCTGACAAAACCTGATCTCTGCCGCTTCCACGAGTGTCCATCCCAGCAGCTGGGGGCTGGAGAGGTGCCAGCTTCTCCagcaagggaggaggaggctgcagggggGTCTGGGCGATGCAAGAGCCGTCAGAGCAAACGGCGAGCAGTTCCCACGCAGGAGCTCTCACTTGGATAGTGGGCAGCGGTAAGGGAGGTTTTACCAGGGCCTATggttttagttggtttttttttccttgtttttttttctctttttttttttttcccctgaccttGGCTTGTCCTTTATTTGAAAGCTGCCAAAGTGGGGGAGCTAAGCCTGGGGAATGTGGGGGAGCTGAAGGAAAGAGTCCTTCACACTGACGCCTTTTGTGTTGCAGGGTGTAAATGGCTGAGGCTGTCACCAAAatgcaaatgtgtatttttccaCTGATCTTAGCcgctttttttcccagtaaacaATCATACTGCATGTTTTAAAGGCTGCTTCCATCTGACATCTTGGTGTGGTTTAGTGCAGAGGTGATGCCGACCTCAGTAATTCGGGGATAGCACATCACCACGAGCACAGACGCCCTGCGAGGCTGGGGAAGGACGGTACATCCCCCTTCTCAAGATGGGAAATGGAGACTTGAGAGAAGCAAAGGTGGAGCTGGGCGATTCCCAGCCTTTCGGGTGATGCTCCTGTGTCCTGGGTTAGGCCAGGGCCTCCCAGCCATGTCTCGGGGCACTTCTTGGTAGCACTTCCCGGTGAGATACTTGTCAGCGGATGGAGGTGTCACGTGTCCTCTTCTTGAGCTCTCAGTAATCTGTTTTAAGTACATCCCCTGCCTGATTTGGCACTAGAGATGGAACCAAAGAGCCATTTCTCATCACCGGGGCATGGGATCACCTTAGTCCCTACCCCAGGTACCAAAACATTTCAACTTTCACTGGGTCTGGGGGGAAAAAGCACCCCTAAGCGTTATGACAGCATTTACCCGAGAGCCCCAGTTCTGGTCTCTGCTCTTAAATGCCCCGTTTTAGGCATTGAAGCAACTCTTCTCACCCTGTGCTTGCTGGTTTGGGCCTGAAGCAGGACCTGGGTGGTGGAAAACCTGTCTGCTATGTGGTCGGGATGTAGCAGAAACAGGCAGCAGCTTTGGAGTCAGCAGGAGGAGGCACCTGGGTTCAGTCTTCCCATAAACTGTGGAGCTTCTGGATCCAAGGGCTAAATCCAAGTGTACCTCCCCCAGCGGGAACGTCCCCTCTCACTTCTCTGCAAGCACAACTGCAGAAAGGTCCCTTCCCCCCTAATATTAGTTGGTTTTGAAGAGATGAAGTGTTTCACttccagcaggcagagaaaaaggGGAGGCCAACCACTAACAACAGCCAGAGATGG
The genomic region above belongs to Calonectris borealis chromosome 3, bCalBor7.hap1.2, whole genome shotgun sequence and contains:
- the PLA2G7 gene encoding platelet-activating factor acetylhydrolase isoform X2, which gives rise to MAPCRKLVFQARGRSLPERLSHLKTKAKFGPSPSGRARQSVCPRERRPPAGAAASRLAPEGRGRPKGPSCSSGQRDGSGGQPGHRTAGLSVKAPMEMGSSSTEKFYRIPEGKGPHSVGCTDLMTENAVEGSFLRLYYPSCDATDNEEAPWIPDKEYYQGLSDFLNMFRVVGERLFQYYVGSVTCPAKSNAAFKPGEKYPLLVFSHGLGAFRDESASATYYCKKKPVSEPQEESTSNMEKEWIYYRKLKTGEEERCLRHKQVQQRAQECIKALNLILKINSGEEVMNVLNSNFDWNSLKDSVDTSRIAVMGHSFGGATVIESLSKEIRFRCGIALDAWMLPVGDDIYQNSVQQPLLFINSEKFQWADNILKMKKLSSNDTNKKMITIKGSVHQSFPDFTFVSGEIIGRFFKLKGEIDPNEAIDISNHASLAFLQKHLSLKKDFDKWDSLVDGMGPNVIPGTNIDLAPADPE
- the PLA2G7 gene encoding platelet-activating factor acetylhydrolase isoform X1, translating into MAPCRKLVFQARGRSLPERLSHLKTKAKFGPSPSGRARQSVCPRERRPPAGAAASRLAPEGRGRPKGPSCSSGQRDGSGGQPGHRTAGLSVKAPMEMGSSSTEKFYRIPEGKGPHSVGCTDLMTENAVEGSFLRLYYPSCDATDNEEAPWIPDKEYYQGLSDFLNMFRVVGERLFQYYVGSVTCPAKSNAAFKPGEKYPLLVFSHGLGAFRTIYSAICIEMASQGFIVAAVEHRDESASATYYCKKKPVSEPQEESTSNMEKEWIYYRKLKTGEEERCLRHKQVQQRAQECIKALNLILKINSGEEVMNVLNSNFDWNSLKDSVDTSRIAVMGHSFGGATVIESLSKEIRFRCGIALDAWMLPVGDDIYQNSVQQPLLFINSEKFQWADNILKMKKLSSNDTNKKMITIKGSVHQSFPDFTFVSGEIIGRFFKLKGEIDPNEAIDISNHASLAFLQKHLSLKKDFDKWDSLVDGMGPNVIPGTNIDLAPADPE
- the PLA2G7 gene encoding platelet-activating factor acetylhydrolase isoform X3, with translation MEPTPAAGARGGGCRSRPLPSWDAGASPALCSPPGPAWLGAVTPGLSVKAPMEMGSSSTEKFYRIPEGKGPHSVGCTDLMTENAVEGSFLRLYYPSCDATDNEEAPWIPDKEYYQGLSDFLNMFRVVGERLFQYYVGSVTCPAKSNAAFKPGEKYPLLVFSHGLGAFRTIYSAICIEMASQGFIVAAVEHRDESASATYYCKKKPVSEPQEESTSNMEKEWIYYRKLKTGEEERCLRHKQVQQRAQECIKALNLILKINSGEEVMNVLNSNFDWNSLKDSVDTSRIAVMGHSFGGATVIESLSKEIRFRCGIALDAWMLPVGDDIYQNSVQQPLLFINSEKFQWADNILKMKKLSSNDTNKKMITIKGSVHQSFPDFTFVSGEIIGRFFKLKGEIDPNEAIDISNHASLAFLQKHLSLKKDFDKWDSLVDGMGPNVIPGTNIDLAPADPE
- the IMP3 gene encoding U3 small nucleolar ribonucleoprotein IMP3; translated protein: MVRKLKYHEQKLLRRLELVSWEAAAGSLAEVKALRRYRLGRREDYVQYKALARTVRALARRLRDLGPASAAFRARCAAALLEKLYGLGLVSCRRSLSVCESLSAAAFCRRRLPCLLVKLRMAQNLRHAVTFVEQGHVRVGPEVVTDPALLVPRAVEDFITWVDASRLRQKVLDYNQERDDFDLAA